The genomic segment TTTCAGGGACTTCAAGGGTAAAGCTTTTGGGAAATGACTAGTATTGGTTAATTTTCCAAGTTGTACCAGTtcacaagatgtatttatttatttgatttgtgtAATCAGTGCAGCAGTCCATGTACTCCAATTAACTCCAATCTAAAGACAtaatagtactgtgcaaaagaaaaaaagcaacttCCATTTAACACAATTATCTGAATGAAAGAGAATAGAGGATTCTAGCGCTTCCTTTATTATAGCCAGCTGTCATCCTTTGACCTTTGAGATACATTTTTTCAAAGAccaaatctgaagaaaaaaataaaaagtatcaaAAAAGCATTATTTGGATTTGCAGTCTGTGCCTGTACTGTATTTCTGCAGTGGTGCAGACCTGCTGAAAAAGGTTATGGCCTGAGAATGATTGGTGGTCTGCTCCTAATGCCCTTGAGAGCAAGGACTGTCTATCCATTTTCTCTATGCTtgggacaatatatatatatatatatatatattataaatcatgtatgaaAAAATCAATCGCTTTTAAGGGGTTGTCAATATTCCAGTAATCTgcgtacagatgtcatcccatgcaCAGAACATACGACTCAATTCAAAGGTTACAAAAGTTCATAAGTTGTAAGGTGCGTCTGTAAGAGACATCCTTAGACAATGAGACAGTATTCACAAGACACATTAAATTAGTATTATGATACCCACAATTAAAATGACAAAGAAAATTGTAGAATAGACTTGTGAACTAATTATGAATCCATTACCACCAGTGGGCAAAACCAACCGTATCTTTCTCAATGGATGAAGATCGATTCATCTATTGTGTTTCATGTTTTCAGTGTGAATGTTACAATGTTATAggatatatatatgttttgtattgtcCTTTCAATTTGTTCAGTCAGTTCCCTTAACAAGTATGCATGTAAGCATAGCAATCATTTCTTAACATTTGGTGGTGGTTTATTTCAACTTGTGTAAAACATTACAGTTGGAAATAATCAACATTGAGTTTATTGTCATCAAATTGCTGaatcaaaaacaactgaataATCCAtaattcagtcaggaaactcatgcaatagagtattttacatatacatattttacactacattctttggcctttggcctaaCCTTTCGAGGTagccctgcccataaattagttGAGAGGCTGGCCCTAGGGAAgacatgggcaggggggcagaaTAGAAGCCCTCCCTGTTAGACGAAGCaaaaaaaagcaggtggaggctagggaggaggcgaactctggcgGACAGCAGGGACATAATGGATTGAGgcaagatataaatcctttccttgtcGATCACTGAACGTATTGTTTATCGAGGGACAAATAATAAACTAGCTATTTGATTtaatctggtattggaagcacctaaaatatgcttgatatttatgtaatttgatctaaagttaaagtgagttccctgccagaaccaccgctttgcttaatttcTCAGATATCagatattgaaataaaaaaaaagatatcggATATTGTAAAAACTCTTTAATACCTATAATACCTTTTTAAAGCCCTTAAACTAAATATCCCAAGGTCATTGAAAGTCTTcgtattacatttttgtaagcGTTGAAAGCTTTCACTGCCTTATATAAGGAACTATTAAAAAgtagaatacaatacaatataaaaaaacccagaaaagTACATTACATAAATATTCCTGTTAAAAGAAATTCACAAACAGATAATACCTGTAATATGTACTTGAAGTAATGTAAttaacacagttttaaaagaGCCTTCCTGtaaactaaataatattaataccaagtttcatgacagttggataagcagttctaCATTATTATTGCCTTGTGTTTTATAAAGTATTACCAAAAATACCATCTGGATGCAAACAATAACCATCAGGTTTTcaaggtgtctttacatcatcagtggctaaagatctggaataCCCGTTAATCTtcactaattaagccaataattggttcaattaagtaaccgagagattggttgaaactaAAACCAGAtgccccagtagctctccaggacccgGGTTCGAGATCCCTGGACTAGACTCTCAAAGGGCTTTACCAAATCAGAAATCAACAGTTCACATATTTTGATTGACAGGCTTGTAAGCAGCATTTAgttgtttaatttctgtttcaTAATTGTTCTTCCAAGAAAGATTTGTAGTTTGTTCAGAATACTGATCATAATCTGCTTTATGCCAAAATGCCTTGTatagtattaaaacaaacaaacaaaaatagatgtAACTAGATTCTATCTTTAATATGTTCATACTATGGCTTTTATTTAAAGTTACTTTCAACAGATGGCATGCACTGCACAGTATGTTATACTTTacagttttttgtatttgtgtttgcagtttaaATGGTCTTGTATGGAAATTCATTTTCTACAGTTGCTATTGGCTTGTATTTCAATTGGATAGAGTGGTTCGGATTACAGATCAGTTCAGACTAGTGAGAGGCACTGAATTTAATGTAAATAAGTGTGGAGGATAAACGTATAAGCATAACCGTACAGGGGTGCTAACATTATAGATATACAGAACTTACAATGATGGGTTCTTTAAGAGGTTACTTGATATCATTTGCacttattttgcttttttaatattGGATTTGTTTAGGGTTTTGTTTTGCATCTCTAGCAGTATCTCTTTTGGCATTCCTAACGTTTTTAACCTATTTAAGCATCCTCCTGTTCTTTGTGTTTTGCTCTTCATATATTGTGGCAGAGCGGATCTCTGCCTGGGAGAAATGTGGGTGTGTGGCTGTGTTCGCACAGGTGTAATTagattatttaatttgattacctgttgtaattagtttatttaatttgattacctGTTTAATTGGTTTATGATTTAATTAGTGTCACCTGCCTGGGATTAGCAGACATGTATTTAAGAGGACCAAAACGTtcagggcagtctccagtctgtgtgaagagagaggCTGTCCTTGTGACCCTgtgtggtgttaaaaaaaaaaaaaacaacaacacaacacaacacaacacaatacacacacacaccaaccaaccaaccaccaCCACACAACACCAACCCTTTCTGTTTGTGTTCTACCATTTATGTTTGGTGACTGGTAAACTGCTGATCAGTTTAGTTAGTTTAGGGACACTGAAAAGTTTAGGTAGTACTCAATGTGTGAgttaggttttttgttttgtttttcttttatttctgtaattaataaaaatgcacaaaactGCTGAAAACAATGCGTCTGCATGAAAAGGAGCTACgaacataaaaaagtaaaaaaaaatcttctactatatatatatatagtattatagtATATTTCATTGAACTTCAACTGACATACCTTCCATTTCCCCAACCCAGTCTATTTCTCCCACACATTACTTTGTATAGCCTTTTACCTGGAATCCCAGTGAATTTCAATTGTAAATTTTGCTAACTTGACCCTAATGATTCTACTACTTCTAATTTACATAGCATGTCctggctgtttgttttgtttgtttgtttatttatttagcagacgcctttatccaaggcaacttacagagactcggtgtgtttatgcatcagctgcagagtcacttacaattacatctcacccgaaagacggagcacaaggaggtaaagtgacttgctcagggtcacacagtgagtcagtggctgaggtgggatttgaaccggggacctcctggttacaagcccttttctttaaccactggaccacacagcctcctgtgtcaACACACAATCTAAAATGTCTCTGTCCATTGTGGGGTTTCTGACAGACTAGGTCAGGAAGCAAGCATTACAGTACTGCATTCCCTCAGGATTTTCATAGTTTATACTGAGAAATCACCCAggattacagtatttcatgcattTCTAACTATAATATCTCTTCTGTCCTGGGGGTCTGTAAAATACACCAGTGTTAAGTCCTTAAGTGCTTTTACCTACCAGCTCCAAGCAAATAGACTCGATTTGATTATTAGTCCGACATAATGTACTGTTTTTACTTCTACCCCACACCTAACATATAGAGCCACACCTCCTACTCTCCGATCCATTCTACTGTTTCAGAACCCAGTGTATTGCACCAAATTAACTCCTGATTCTTTAGCCACAGTCACCTTTGCTATGCGGTGCATTAGAACTTTTACAATGTATTATAGTTTTTCCAATGCTTTGGATTGATATAAATAGTTGATTGGTTGATTAAACTGTTATTTACCAGATTCCATTTCTAGTCCTGTGATTTGTGTCTTCATCGGGTTTTCTAAACCTAGCACCACCTGTCTATTTGATCACGGAACAAGCGTTTTCTTCTGAACCTCTGCCCTTCCGCTTTCCGTTTCCTTCTCTAACATGTACTTACATTTTTCATCTCCCATCAAGATGTGAATCAAACACATTTGTATTGATTTACCCTCTATTCAGTAGCATGCTTGTGTTGTATTTCTGTCCTTTAATGTCTTGGAATGGTACCAACTCAATAGAATACAAGATTTTAAGGCACATACAGACATTCATTAGTGTGAAATAAACTGAAATTAACATAATTCTGCAGCTAATCAAGGTGACTATGCTGCATAACAAGCAGTCCCCCACTGATATCACTCTGCTGTTTTTGCTTTCGAGAGCTGTTAGCTGAATTCACTTCAGTGTCATTGTATTTTTGCTACATTTCATGCTGTTGTGTCTGAAAGCATATACTTCTGTTTTGAATCACAGATGCAGGACTCTGCTGTAACAAATGCATGACAGCTCAGCGGTcccttttaaaatggtttgcaaaaatatatatacagtatataaaagagATGACTCAAAGTAAGAAATATTTCTGATTCATGCAACTGGATTACTGTAACTCGCTGCTCACTTTTACCCAAATCTTCCCTGTCAAAACACCAGTTGCTTATGAATTCTGCTGCCCAAGTCGTGACTTGCACCAGGTCTTCAGAGAGGGTTTGAGAAACCTTTGTAGGCTGGATAGTTGCTGACTTGTAAGATATTCATGGGATAGCTCCTCAGTACCTATCTGGGTATGTTCTTGCCAATTCTCCACATTCTGTTACTACAGGGATATTGACCATCCCAAGGCTCAGCTCGATACTGGGGGAGGTAGGACACTGGGGTCTTGTGCTCCCTATTTATGGAATTCTTGCCAAAACATATTAAGGACTCAACATCTGtggcattttttttattcaagattaaagttttatgtttttatgatgacagcgcaatggggtcccaaatagacaattgagcactgcgttaagacccgctgaaaacaagtttatttagtgGCGccatcaggaactttaacaattgaacacactataaaaagcaaagtagtcctaagtagcaaCTGCGTGCGTTTGGACTGACATAGGAAGacaaaatcaaagaaagaaaagtaaaagaaaagaaaaaagaacctaAGATAAAAAACGACAAAATGTAAGAAACTAACAATAGTAttcgtaaattaataataaacaaatatattaattttaaaaaatatatcctcTTTTGCAGATACAATGGACTACTACATTTATTGTCACGAGGACTGTAGCACTTgattttcatggcaattattacaagtgaaaatatttatatatggagtatatggagagcagcataCCTGTACTTCCTTTCCCTGGTTGTTACTAgtactgtgtgtgcgtgtgtgcgtgcctgtATCAATTGCAACTGTAAACGAGTTCATTGCTGTGTAAACTTCACACAATCTATTTGCTTTGTTTCCCTGATTGAAATAAGTCACTACTATcggcagacctgaaacaagatatCGGTTTGGTTGCCTGATAATGTACAAGCTTAACTAGTTTGAAAAATTATAAcgaattagaaaatggattggagatttcctttaacctgattgtcAATACGAAGGCATAAATATCTGATAAAGGACCTCGAGTGTTATCTTTCagactatgtttaatcactgttccaaatcactCAGCCCGAAAATACATAacacagtatttgtgtattttacctagttgaaaaaaaagtttccattCTTGTAGTGCACATGCCCTCTGAATGGTGTCTGTCCTATCTTGGTCTCCGGGAAGTATTCCATGAGAATTTAAGCCCTAGTTATATTGAAGTACCTTACAAGCGCAGAGGGAACGTGATTCAGCTAGAGaatgaatcagctgctgctactggtagacaggtcagggagggtagtaagtattttacactttacatgtagtaatgtcaatgccataaaataatgtaccttgtataattattataaataaaaaaatactgccctAGTCTTCTGttaatatagcaatctcctgtgtcgtGAAGCGTGGTTTACGTATTCTCTCAGCGAGTGACCtaccacttgctgttctgacttgcgcTGTGCTACTGCCACTCGACATTCAAAATCAAAGCCTTGCAGTGATGCAAGCGCATTCTGTGTCTTAAAGGGACTGCCGCCTGTCCCTGATTGGATAGCCgattccccaacctactcagcattgattggctgggcgctgtcAGATCGCCACTAAACGctgggtttttaatttcatcagaatcacacttttggagaagccactgCCTGTGGGGCAGACGCAACTGCACTCATTACATCAGAATAGAGCCCAgggcgtttaaaaaaaatactgtggcttTAAAATTAGtaattaaaatgattaatttgAATTAACAACAACTCACTTGTTTAACTGTATACAGTAGCCGCCCATAGCAATAGCCCATAACCAAGACGGGAACAGCTAAGCAGAAAATGAAGAGACAGATGATGTAGGATACTGATTCATATGACTTGGAGGTCCAGCTCACTGAGCAGCTTGTGCCAGCCCCTTCAGGTCCATAGCTGCTCCAGCCCAGGAGAGGAGGCACCGTCCAGACCAGGGAGTATAGCCATGAACCTCCCACAGCTATCAGAGGCCTCTGGAAGTCAGGGGCACGCTTGTTGCACACAGTTAAGGTGCTGTAACGTTCATAGGACAAGACTGCCAGGGAAATCAAGGACACAatgcctgaaaaaagaaagacaggGTTACACTGGCTCTGTTGTGAAATACTGGTGGGCTTGGTGGCATAGCAAGTTAATGCACAAGCCACTGGAAGAGAGAATTTTACCCATTTGCCCTACCAGTCTTTGCCAATCTCAGATGGGCCCTTTTTTAAACTCTTGATTCTGAGTGACAGGACTGTCACACACGTCGGTGTTCTTACTTGTAATACAACATTTCAGGTTCCAGGAGAAAGACTAGCATATGCTATTTTCAAGCATTAATCTGTTTACATCAATAAACTTGTTATCTAGGAGAAAACCCTGAATAAAAGGGCTTAACGCAAGAACAGTGTGTCCCCATTTCTGggattttcctttttaaaagcttcTCATGGTAAATCTTCCAGAATGGATCTCTATTAAATGTAGAGATCCATTAAATGCAGTCCCTAGAAAATCTGATGCATGTGAAGTCACGACAATGAGTTCAGGAAACTAGAAAGTGTTACGACAATTTACTGAAATGACTGGATGTTTTATCAGTACAATTATTACCATTTTCatcttttattttcatattgaatATTTCACTTTCAGCACATTATTAActcaatatttatattatactGGACACTCCGGCTGGGTACATACAATGATCTTAAAATGATTTCTATGGATTTTGACCATTTTTGCTTTTTTGGTTGTACAGAATTCAACACAGGGATAAACCTGGGACACAGAGGTAACATGGAACATAGATAACTTTtttggaatttgaaaacaatgaCAATGGTCAAATAACAAGGATTCTTGAACATCATAAAAAGGgacagaaacaaaactaaaagctactgcattttaccatttaaactAAGCCCAATTGACCATATATAATACAACACATGTGTGATGTTGAcacgcattttaattttaaatgtctgATTCAATGGAACTGCAAGCAGATGTCACTGTATTAGCGGCCCCTGGCTATGAATTTAATTATTCTGAAGGCCATTAAGTACACTGACAGTTTGGCCTAATCTTTATCCAGATTCTGCAATGATTTATTGATAAATATGAAAGTCATTTGAAGTAAGACTTGAAGTGAAACAATGCTACATTTGGTACTCCAGGCCCCCCAGTAGGCTCTTACATTTTGTATTAGGTAAGTGGAGTGCGTAGCCTTGACAAATCACATATTTTCTGCAGGAACATACTTTCTGCCTCTGGGCTGATAGCTTCTTGCACAAATAAGGATGTGACTTTTGGCTCTAATTGGGGACAGATAATTACATATCAGCTGATGCTTTTATGGGATAAGATTGAAAATTCACACTGTATTTCATAAAGTGATGGGTGTTTTAGCAGAAATACCCTCAACTCCACACTGTATTTGAATATGTTTTACATAGTTTCCTTTATTCACAAGTGCCAAAATAACAGTTGATTAACATGTACACTTTGGGTCCAATGCAATTAACTGTTAGGGAAACATTTTGATAAAACATATGCAAAGCACATGTTGAGCTATTTTATTTGGATTCGATTGCAAAGCATAGGATtgagatatcttttttttttcaaactatatgataataacctttatttttatatagcgcctttcatagtggaccaccatcacaaagcgctttataaaatacgagaccagggtgtgtgaactatgtatcagctgcagagtcacttgcaacaacATCTCACACCCAaatgacggagcacaaggaggttaagtgacctcctcaggatcacacaatgagtcagtggctgagctgggatttggttacaagcctgtctctttaaccactggaccacacagcctctgtccATAATTTTGGTCTTTTAATTAAcatatgtaatcaaagaagctataaaatgatatcgcaaaagtctaccagaagccataatagtagtacagtatttcatgttagatttcaaaatgtcaaatttgtcagtttttcgttaactatatggaaaacaacaaggcggcatgtaattcaatatgttaacgtaacattattcagcaggtttcatttgactttatgaagcaacacgtgttaattctgtagggtgatacaaaacgtttggccatagctgtaaaaactcattagatttttgtatttcaaccaagaaaataaaaaaagaatatcatGTTGATATGCTGCAGCCAAGAAAATCAACCAAGAAATAATGACTTCTTTATAAAGCCTAAAATTGTAAATGACAGTTATAATATTGTAACTGTCAACAGTATGATGAATGTTTGATTATGCTAACTAAGTAAATATATCACTGCATTCCATGGTCTAAATATAGGTATTTCAAGACatttcacaatttaaacataatgtttattaaagcaggaaaaaatagcgttataaagggtgagtaCTGTACTATTTGACTTGACCTACAGTACCTGCACCTAAGTAGAAACACCTAGGCAGACCTTTCACTAGTTTAAAAATAGTTTACCACATTGATCTACTGTAGACTTGGTGAGTAATGCTTTCAGGGTGGAGAATATGCAATGTGGATGacttaaattgcaattgaacagacgaATTCATGACTGATGATGAATTTGGCCGGAGACCTTGTCTttgggtgctgacagctatctGCAATGCTGGTTGACTAGCAAATACACAATCATGATGCATATGTAAAGAGGAAAAACAGAATTTGTGTCAAGGGATGAGGCAAATATTCAGATTGCTGTTGTTTTGGAAAACGGGGTAGATCAGCAACAGAGACTTTACTCAGATGACAGCACTGACAAAACGAATTCAAAGGACAAGTCATATTGTGTCAAATGATATGGTCAAAATGGCGATTCGGAACAACAAAAAACCTTGAATGAACCTGTTTAAGCAAACAACCAACGATAATATCAATGTTAAAACAGTGTGCCTAAAGAATACCTAGCATCATCCAGGCATGATTTTGTTCTTCTATAGTACATGCACAGTCAGCACAAAACGCAAACATAATAGTTCGTATAATTTAGAGTCACATTTTTAGGATAACGCTCTGTCTACACTggcaacaattatttatttatttatttatttatttacttattttttatgaTGTACGGTTACTCCTTTGGGAAGGACATGTTTAATAATTACTAGGACATTGACATACTAAGAGGTCTGGAAAGTAAGTAAATTCGGTCTGGAATGtaagtaaaaaacaaaccaatgaataatgaaaagaaaaaagtataaaCCACTTAAAGCTTAAAGATACATCTGATGTATCTGTTTTGTatgtacactttaaaaaaatcataatttctAATATTAAATCAGAACCGAGATTCAgcactctaataataataataataataataataataataataataataataataatgtggtctTTTGGATTAATATTAGCCtacagtaaaataatgttttatggaAATAAACACGAATACTAAAAAATTAGTACGCATTATTAAATTAAGACTTACCAAAGCAGGAGTTGATGAATCCATACCATATGCAGCCGAGTTTCCCTCCTAGCCAGCGGCCGTAGATACTGGAGGCGAAGCTCAAAGTGGTGCCAAAGAGGCAAACCAGCATGTCGCTCACACTAATGTTTAACAGAAGCATGTTCACCGGAGTTCTCAGAGTCTTAAACTTGCAGAACAGGATTAAAACGATTAGATTGTTAAAGAAACCGAAAACCAGAATACATCCTAAAAACACCGACACCACTGTATGACCCgtttttgataacctgttttcGGGCTCATCATCTTCGTTCGGTGAAGAGACTAGGTCTCCCTCGCTTAGATTGGCGCTGAAGTTCAGACTTGTCACTTCATAGAACATTGTTATCAAGTAAGTATCACAGCCCACCTTTCGGATCTTTTATGCGTGGTGCTTTTTAGTCGTCACAGATATAGGCGGTCTTGCAGAACTGTATTTTATAAGAAGAACAAATCTGCTGCtctcttgtttaaaaatgtatttgtaattaagtaAATACAACGTTCCTCAAAAATATGGTCTCAGCCGTCACAATTTGCTGTTCTGTAAAGACTAAAGATTTAGAACACTAATGAACCCACACGATTGACACTTGCATCGACACATTCTTCGTGGCATTTAAACTCCCGAACAAGTATATTTTCTTATAGAAGATCTAGTTCATTATGTCTTTTGCCCAACAGCGATACAACTGAAAAGCACTAAGCATGGCTCTTCCTAATAACCTTTCTAAATTGATGTGCCTAAGACAAGTtcattcttttttgttatttcatGTTTATTTCAATGTTATTTCATTGGTAATCATACCACTGCTTAATGTGAAAGATTATAGCCCTATTCCTGTTATAGCCTTTGCCCGCCTTGAAACTCCAGAAACAAACATATGGCTCTGCAAGTCTAAGATAAAGGCACTGCTCCTTTGAACAAGGTACTCAAATTGGTGTAAGCTCGTCCTCGTCTGTCCCTTTACTGTGTCCTGCACAAATATAAAGCTATTGGAGCGTGATAGACTGACGTAGTCAATTTACTCGGGCATAAGTTCTGCATTATACTGGAAGTGTGCAGTTAGTAGAATGCACTGAGCTGTGAAACTATGACCTTTGGTTTGAAGGTTCAATTACACTACCCTCATGCAAGTATCGGGACATAACGGTTAATAAAGAGTGCTGAACTGAATTAGTTGTTACTATATTTTATATAGTAATAGTAATTCAGCACATACACTGcgtgtattttaatattatttcagACTATGATATGCTACTGTAGTGAGTGTACTCGTCAAATTTGAATACATACATGCATTGACTGAAGAGTGGAGTTTATACagtagagagaaagagagagagagagagaggagataatcCAGGAGCAAATTGTATGGGAAATGTATAGTATTTCAATAGCTGTAGGGTATTCAACAAAATGAAGCAAGCACATTACAAAATGGTCAGCCCTATGAACATGGTCCATTATTGGCTGCATGGTCAAAACTGTGAATTTACAGTAATATGATAAAATGCATAGCAACTATAacgttttcaaaacaactttaccATGGTAATCTTTAATATGTGTAGGCTTACACACACTGCTTctctatgtacagtatatatatatatatatatatatatatatatatatatatatatatatatatatatatacacacacacacacacacacacacacacacacacacacacacaaatatttagACATCCCCATGATTCTCTTTGTCCCATAAGGGTAGCATGCTACAATATGTTGATACATTTTAAGTATTCCTAGTTATTAGGGGGGCATTTATCTATCACAACTACTCATTACTAATTCAAGTACCCTAGCTACTTTAAAACGTGTAATATGAGAGTTGTACTGTTTACATCAAACAAGCATCCTTTTGTTGAGTTCTATTCTACAAATGACTCATAATAATAGGCAGTGCTTAAATGGGATGGAAAAAGTGCCTTTACTGAACATTGTAAGTCATCCCTTGCAATGTTAAATGGACAGACCCTGTATATTGTGTTAGATAAAAGAATCACTGAAGCAGTGTGCCTGTACTTATGAGTTTGGACAACATGCCCTGATTTACTGTACCATACGTCCTCTCTTGTTCTTCATGAATAAGTCATACATCATTGTGTCAAGCTACTTTATCAACCAGCACAGGATTGAAAACTAGAGTGCTGGATGCAGTTGTAAATCAGCTTTGTCTCAGGCAATCTGTCCTTGAGGCACTTCTGCTACAGAGGGATCCCTGATAAAGTAGTCTACAAAGATGGTAAGAAACTGGGCCAAATATATAAACTCTAATTAAATTGATTTTCCTTGtcacttttgaattagcatttttggagttttgcaaaaaaaatgttgaaataaataattgtagacatctatttcttgtaactttttttccctcctccacaaaagcaaaacttttgctacaaaagatttttcctataattatttgtttttgagaaatttctagaaattataaatttccaatGTGGCacgtaaacttttgactacaacggtatatatataatgatgtatagaaagcttttgacaaagtcccgcataaaagattacttctcaaactg from the Acipenser ruthenus chromosome 9, fAciRut3.2 maternal haplotype, whole genome shotgun sequence genome contains:
- the LOC117405924 gene encoding opsin-3-like → MFYEVTSLNFSANLSEGDLVSSPNEDDEPENRLSKTGHTVVSVFLGCILVFGFFNNLIVLILFCKFKTLRTPVNMLLLNISVSDMLVCLFGTTLSFASSIYGRWLGGKLGCIWYGFINSCFGIVSLISLAVLSYERYSTLTVCNKRAPDFQRPLIAVGGSWLYSLVWTVPPLLGWSSYGPEGAGTSCSVSWTSKSYESVSYIICLFIFCLAVPVLVMGYCYGRLLYTVKQVGKVRRTAARRREYHILFMVITAVVCYLLCWTPYGVVAMMATFGKPGIVTSTASVVPSILAKSSTALNPVIYILMNKQFYRCFLILFHCRNASAAKGPSSVQSKTANIQRSRKMHSNTVAFTVHLPTAVEDQG